The DNA sequence CGCAGGATAAACGGATTTCGCGCAAGATGCTTGGCTGGGTGGTCTGGCTTCAGAAGTTCTGAAAGTGCCGGGCAGGCTTCAGCAAGTGCCTCAGCCTCCTGGTCGTTCAGAGTCTCAATGGTAAGCGTTTTACGTTCACCCAACGCGTCCGTGAAAGTATCGCTGAAATTGAATGCGTTTGCATCTGCCCACCCGGTACGGGCCGTAAAGACCACACAAACGCCGCTAACACTTGAGGCGGCGATCACAAGATCCATGATGGTGTTTCGTTCGCCCTGATCACGGAATTTATCAAGGCCGTCGATAAAAATGACCCCGCCCCCATCGCAAGCGAGATCCAGAAGAAAATCTTCTGCGGACACATCGATATCATACTGCGCTCGAAGTGCGGCCCAGCCTCCAGGTGGAGTGCGGTCCGGCGAAAGAACAATTGTGCGAACCAGAGTGCTTCGGGCATCAGCGGCCGCTCTTAGAAGTGCGGACTTGCCGGTTCCGCCCTCGCCAACAATTTCGACTATGCCGGAGCTTAGCATTGCATCGTCGATGAGGCCTTCCAGTTGAAACCTCATCTCGCTTCGCGCGATCTGAACGCCCGCAATCCGGATATCGATATCTTGCAGAGCGAAGGATGCCATCTCTGCTATACGCTTACGCGCCGGCGCAAGAGTACTCACTTCGCTTAGCAGAATTCCTCGCTCCCTAAGCTTTTCGGCCCAATGCCTGCGATCTCCTTCTCCTCCGATGGCGTCTGCGGCGAGAAGCTCCGAGACTAGCGCATCGTAAAGGCCCTCATCACCTCCAGCGATTCTGGATGCGCGCATTCGATCAGTGTGCTCGGCAATGGAATTGGGGCGTGCATAGTCGAACACCAGAACGGAGAAGTTTCTGAGAACAGCGAAGACATCAGCAGTGTCGGTAATGCCATTAGCGCCCAATTTGGCTTTGAAGGCCGCGTAGAAATCGCGCATCTGCCGATTGCGGCCCGGTGCGGCGAGCTGGGCCTCGAAGGACTGGTCATCAATCGTGTGACGTGAGAGCTCAAGCACTTCCTGGACACCGCGATCAATCGAAGAGCTAGTTCGTTCGATCGCAACTGCGAAGCGGCGCTGGGGATCGATCCGCCAAGCGTCAGCTAGCATTCTTGCGACAGCGTCGAAATTCACGTCGCTATCAGTGAAGGACATTTGTCTTTTGGCTTGAACTTCAAGGCATCGCTGCGAGCCGTCTGGGCACTCCCCGTGGAGGATGATGTCGTCCAGTGGATTGCCTTGATCAGCACGCTGAAACTCAAGACGTCGAATGATGGCACCCGGAAGGCCAAACGCTTCAGTCTCGGCGAGAATAGACAACGCATAGTGGGTTGCGACTTTGACCTCAAATTGAGGACCTGCCGGTCCTGTCGCGCGTGGACTGGCCCCAACTAGAACCTTTGACTGTTTATCTTTACCTGATCGCACTCATATTTTCTCCAGAACACTATCCGAGTCTTCGGTAGTTAGAAGTCTACCGAGTAAACGAAGATGGGCAGAGTCCTCTCCCAGAACAACAAGTTGAATCCATGCGGTAGCGATGATTACCCTGTTGTCGCAATCGCGTCCGCCACCTGATCCATGAACCGGTTAAACCGCTTCTGACCCAAGGCATGCGCCGTGTTGCGGTCGATGTCGGGAAGGGGCGGCGTCGCCGTCAGCCAGTACTGGACAAAAAGTGCGAGGGTTTCATTCGCTTGAACCAAGTCCCGCTCCAGTGACGACAGCTGCGACTCCAGGCGGACAAGTCTGGCTGTTACTCCGGCGGCATGAGCGGAAGCTCCGAGCGGATCAAAAAAACCTTCCAGCGCCTGTTCGACGACCTGATTGATCGTCACGCCCGTAGGAGCGGCAACTTCCTTGAGGCGGCGGTGCATGTCGGGTGTGAGACGGAGATTGATGCGTGGCTTTGGCATGGCGGTCAAAAATCCGGAAGCAGATCGTCATCGCCCTTGTCGAGCCCGTGTGCCTTGCGAATTGTCTCCTGCATTTTCTGCGCAGAGATCTCCTGGGAATCACTGTCATCCGACAGAGTGTGGTCCGGCTCTGGCGCTTCAGTCTCTGGTTCCAGTGTGTCGTCAGTTAGGGGGATCTCCAGTGCGAGGCCACCATCGCCCTGCGATAAAGCACCTGGTTGAGGCTCACCATTCACTGCGTCCTCAAGCAAAGGATGGGAAGTCCGTATGTGTGTGCACCAGTCATCATTGCCAGCTGTGTTCGGCTCCAGCGCAACAATGTCTGCCTCCCCAACACGTCCCGTAAAGTTTCCGTCCTCGAAGTAGCGGAGTTTATGGGCACGCACCGGTGGGCTGCCGGAGACGAGCACCAGCTCCTCATGGGCCGGCAGTTGCATGACTTCGCCGGGTGTGAGGAGCGGGCGTGAGGTTTCCTGTCGTGACACCATGACATGCGCGAGCCAGGGCGCGAGGCGGTGGCCAGTGTAGTTGCGCTGGGCGCGTTGCTCCGTCGCTGTTCCGAGAGCGTCGGAGACCCGCTTTGCTGTGCGTTCGTCATTGGTCGCGAAAGCCACCTTCACATGACAGTTGTCGAGGATGGAGTTCATCGGGCCATAGGCTTTTTCGATCTGGTTCAGGGATTGAGCGATCAGGAAGGCGCGAATGCGGTAGCCGGCGAAAAAGGCGAGAGTCGTTTCGAAGAAGTCGAGCCGTCCGAGTGCCGGAAATTCATCCAGCATCATCAGAAGCTCTCGTCGCCGGCTGCCCTGTTCCGGGTGGACTTCAGTGAGGCGCCTGCCGATCTGGTTCAGCAACAGGCGGATCAGCGGGCGCGTTCGCGAGATGTCTGACGGTGGGACGACGAGGTAGAGTGAGGCGGGATAGTCTCCGTCCACCAGATCCGCGATCCGGAAATCGCTCCCGGATGTCACCTTGGAAACCACGGGATCGCGATAGAGCGTCAGGCAGGTAATGGCGGTTGAGACAACACCTGATCGTTCATTCTCCGATTTGTTGAGCAACTCCCTGGCCGCTTGGGCGACGACTGGATGCACGCGCGGGGCGGCATCGGTCCCGAGGTGATTGGTTGTCATCATGATTCGCAAGGTCCGGATGATCGTGCGCGAGGGATCGGAGAGGAACTGCGCGGCGCCTGCGAGCGTCTTGTCCTTTTCGGCGTAGAGCACGTGAAGCAGGGCGCCTGTCAGAAAGGCATGTGCGGTGCGCTCCCAATGGTTGCGCCGTTCGAGCGAACCTTCCGGGTCGACCAGAATGTCGGCGATGTTCTGGACATCACGCACTTCTTGGTCACCACGCCGGACTTCGAGCAGGGGGTTAAATCGGACGGATGCCGGGTTTGTGGGATCTAAGCGCAGGCAGCGTGAAAACCCCGACCGCCATTTCGAGGTCAGGGTCCAGTTCTCGCCCTTGATGTCATGGATGACGGCGCTGGAGGTCCAGGAGAGTAGCGTCGGCACGACGAGACCGATGCCTTTGCCGGAACGTGTCGGGGCAAAGGTGAGTACATGCTCCGGCCCGTCGTGCCGGATGTAGCGATTGTTCCATGTGCCGAGGAAAACGCCGGATTTTGCAAGGAGACCCGCACGCCGGACGTCCCGGCCTTCCGCCCATCGGGCCGAGCCATAGGTTGTGACATGTTTCTGGTGGCGGGCTCTCAGGACGGAGCCGGCGACGGCGGCCATGGCGGCGAGCAGGCCGCCGGATGCCGCGATAAAGCCGGCTTTCATGAAGAGGCCGGGTGCATAGGCCTCATAGGCATACCACCACTGGAAAAGTCGCCAGGGCTTGTAGACTGGCTGATCGCCAAACCGGAACCATGCGTGTCCGAGAGCGGCCTGATACCCGAGTTCCCCTGCAATCCACTGGGTTGCGCCCCAGACAGCTGCAAGCACGATCAGAAAGCAGATCAGGATCTGGCCAAAGAGGATCTTGGTATGGGTCATGTGCGCGGTCTCGAATGCGGCAGAAGGCGCGCCATTGTCCTGATTGCACTGCCGATCCGGTAGTCGGAAAACCGGGAGAAGGCGGTAGACGCGCCATTAGCGCGACGGACCGCGTTCGCGCCCCATCATCCAGTCTATACCGGTGGTCTTCCGCGTCAGGGAGATATCGCGGCCGAGCCCGGCACCCATGCCGGCACGCATCCGGACGAGCGTAAAAACCCCTTCCTGGCCAACCATCGCCATGCGACCCTGATGCATATCGATGATCTTCTCGAACCGGCCGGAGAAAGTTCCGCCATGCTCCAGTGCCTGGAATGTCCGCCCTGAGGCACGCGCCTCCGCGGCCGCGAAGCGGGCGAGTTCGTTGGCCTTCAGCTGCTCGCGTGCCTGCCCAGAGAGTGTTGTTTCCTGTTCTGCGAGAAGTCCACGGCTGCGCAGCACGGTCATACGTTCAAGGCGCGCGCGGCGTACTTCTCCACCAAAGCCTGTCTCTGCCAGACGTTCAGGATCGACCTCGTCGAGCCATGTCAGCGCGTCGGCCTCAACCAGAGCGCCCGGACCTGCACGGCTTCTCAGAAGATTATCTCTCGCGCCGCCGCGCGTCTGTTCGTAGACGGCTGCACGGGCGAGATAGTCCTCCCCGATCGTCCAATCCCCGCTGGCAAGACGTTGGACAATGCCGGCACGGCGTAAGGCTTCGAGTCGTCGCTTGTGCGCCAGCCGGTAGGCAGGGGAAGATTCCGGTTCTAGGCTGGCATGGCGATCTTCCGTCCAGATGCCGTCAGACAAGGAAGCGATACGAGCAATCGTGTGGTCTGAGCGTCGGGCTTTCGCCTGTGTGAACCGGATGTCGGCAATCGCACCC is a window from the Hyphomonas sp. genome containing:
- a CDS encoding toxin-antitoxin system HicB family antitoxin, whose protein sequence is MPKPRINLRLTPDMHRRLKEVAAPTGVTINQVVEQALEGFFDPLGASAHAAGVTARLVRLESQLSSLERDLVQANETLALFVQYWLTATPPLPDIDRNTAHALGQKRFNRFMDQVADAIATTG
- a CDS encoding conjugal transfer protein TraG, which translates into the protein MTHTKILFGQILICFLIVLAAVWGATQWIAGELGYQAALGHAWFRFGDQPVYKPWRLFQWWYAYEAYAPGLFMKAGFIAASGGLLAAMAAVAGSVLRARHQKHVTTYGSARWAEGRDVRRAGLLAKSGVFLGTWNNRYIRHDGPEHVLTFAPTRSGKGIGLVVPTLLSWTSSAVIHDIKGENWTLTSKWRSGFSRCLRLDPTNPASVRFNPLLEVRRGDQEVRDVQNIADILVDPEGSLERRNHWERTAHAFLTGALLHVLYAEKDKTLAGAAQFLSDPSRTIIRTLRIMMTTNHLGTDAAPRVHPVVAQAARELLNKSENERSGVVSTAITCLTLYRDPVVSKVTSGSDFRIADLVDGDYPASLYLVVPPSDISRTRPLIRLLLNQIGRRLTEVHPEQGSRRRELLMMLDEFPALGRLDFFETTLAFFAGYRIRAFLIAQSLNQIEKAYGPMNSILDNCHVKVAFATNDERTAKRVSDALGTATEQRAQRNYTGHRLAPWLAHVMVSRQETSRPLLTPGEVMQLPAHEELVLVSGSPPVRAHKLRYFEDGNFTGRVGEADIVALEPNTAGNDDWCTHIRTSHPLLEDAVNGEPQPGALSQGDGGLALEIPLTDDTLEPETEAPEPDHTLSDDSDSQEISAQKMQETIRKAHGLDKGDDDLLPDF